Proteins from one Mugil cephalus isolate CIBA_MC_2020 chromosome 15, CIBA_Mcephalus_1.1, whole genome shotgun sequence genomic window:
- the LOC125021820 gene encoding hexokinase-4-like produces MSKTETNGQSSAHISKKPRLSGDTSTLHLDGIPPDTLSKVEMYLEPFRLSLEKLQQVSALLRKDLIRGLGKHSHHRAPVKMLPTFVRETPDGTEKGDFLALDLGGTNFRVLHVRVMEEEQKVVKMDSQICAIPQEIMLGTGEQLFDHIAACLSDFIDSQDLKGKTLPLGFTFSFPCEQKEIDKSILIRWTKGFNCSGVEGQDVVKLLKEAAKRRGDYDIGSVAMVNDTVGTMMSCGYRDQSCEIGMIIGTGTNCCYMEEMMNVKRVEGDDGRMCINTEWGGFGDDGSLKDVQTEFDVEVDKMSINPGVHTFEKMISGMYLGEIVRLVLVKLTEDKLLFKGQTSEALLTQDKFETKFISWIEEPDSGLENCQRVLTSLGLNWEPVDASVVRLVCDTISSRSARLCAAALATVANRIRANRGLKRLKTTVGVDGTVYRKHPNFSEELKAAVRLLAPKCDISFLVSEDGSGKGAAMVTAVAQRLALRSRLLEDSDGEDEEVEEEEVEEEDDEEEEDK; encoded by the exons GTGGAGATGTACCTGGAGCCTTTCCGTCTGTctctggagaagctgcagcaggttTCTGCTCTGTTGAGGAAGGATCTGATCCGAGGTTTGGGAAAACACTCGCATCACAGGGCGCCCGTCAAGATGCTGCCCACGTTTGTCAGGGAGACGCCAGATGGGACAG AGAAAGGCGACTTCCTGGCCTTGGATCTGGGCGGAACGAACTTCCGAGTGCTCCATGTCcgtgtgatggaggaggagcagaaagtgGTGAAGATGGACAGTCAGATCTGTGCCATCCCACAGGAAATCATGCTGGGGACAGGAGAACAG TTGTTCGACCACATCGCCGCCTGTCTCAGTGATTTCATCGACTCTCAGGACCTGAAGGGAAAAACTCTTCCTCTGGGCTTCACTTTCTCCTTCCCCTGCGAGCAGAAAGAAATCGACAAG AGCATCTTGATCCGCTGGACCAAAGGCTTCAACTGCTCCGGGGTGGAGGGACAAGATGTGGTGAAGCTACTGAAAGAGGCTGCTAAGAGAAGAGGG gactACGATATTGGCTCGGTTGCCATGGTGAACGATACAGTGGGCACGATGATGAGCTGTGGCTACAGGGACCAGAGCTGTGAGATCGGCATGATCATCG GGACGGGAACCAACTGCTGCTACATGGAGGAGATGATGAACGTCAAGCGCGTGGAGGGCGACGACGGGAGAATGTGCATCAACACAGAGTGGGGCGGCTTTGGAGACGACGGCTCCCTGAAAGACGTCCAGACGGAGTTTGACGTGGAGGTGGACAAGATGTCAATCAACCCCGGCGTCCACAC CTTTGAGAAGATGATCAGCGGCATGTACTTGGGGGAAATTGTTCGACTTGTGCTGGTGAAGCTGACGGAGGACAAGCTGCTTTTTAAAGGACAGACGTCTGAGGCGCTGCTCACCCAGGACAAATTTGAGACGAAGTTCATCTCTTGGATTGAGGA GCCTGACAGTGGCCTAGAAAATTGCCAGAGGGTTCTGACCTCGCTGGGTCTGAACTGGGAGCCGGTTGATGCCAGCGTGGTGCGTCTGGTCTGTGACACCATCTCCTCACGCTCCGCCCGCCTCTGTGCTGCCGCCCTGGCGACCGTTGCCAACCGTATCCGTGCCAACCGAGGGCTGAAACGTCTGAAGACCACGGTGGGGGTGGACGGGACGGTCTACAGAAAGCACCCGAA TTTCAGCGAGGAGCTCAAGGCAGCGGTGCGCCTGCTCGCCCCCAAGTGTGACATCTCCTTTCTTGTCTCGGAGGACGGCAGCGGGAAGGGCGCTGCTATGGTAACGGCGGTGGCTCAGCGGCTGGCTCTCCGGTCCCGGCTGTTAGAGGACAGCGACGGcgaggacgaggaggtggaggaggaggaggtagaggaggaggacgacgaggaggaggaagataaatAA